A portion of the Chromobacterium sp. IIBBL 290-4 genome contains these proteins:
- the feoB gene encoding ferrous iron transport protein B, giving the protein MKRFALIGLPNTGKSTLFNRLTGMSQRVGNWPGLTVELISSRLLLGGKMVELIDLPGVNDLTGYTDDEAVVRDVLLSSAFDGAVLVLNASQLDRQLPLALQVIASGLPCLVALNMADEAKLLGVTVDADALAERLQAPVALVSAKRMEGWPKLMAALNQLAAQTGPAVHAQLERVPEAQRAIDLARRKLDGCWRLPPVLPTLMTEKVDRWLLDPWLGLPLFFAFMALLFNLTYQIGTPLQDAVGGGLDWIKDHALSPVVSALPPILQSLMVDGIWQGVATVLTFAPILFVFFVLMAMVEDSGYLARAAFLTDAMMARLGLDGRGFVMQLMGFGCNVPAILGTRVMRERKQRLLTMLVIPFSLCSARLQVVVFFSGILFSKTVAPWVVSGLYLMTFVAAIITAWVFKRRYRGDEAFLLEVPPYRLPGARHMLTRAVGEVSAFLRLASTFILAGVVMVWLLTHIPAGHDKTLAYVLGEALSPVLDPIGIRAELAVALLFGFIAKEILLGSLAVIYGVSEAGLGGVLAQHLDWVSAMSFLIFTLVYVPCLSTVAAMHRESKSWRFTAMSVAWSVLLAWVLSFAFYQGVHLLR; this is encoded by the coding sequence ATGAAGCGTTTCGCCCTGATAGGCTTGCCCAATACCGGCAAGTCGACTTTGTTCAACCGTTTGACCGGCATGTCGCAGCGGGTGGGCAACTGGCCCGGCCTGACCGTGGAGCTGATCAGCTCGCGCCTGCTGCTGGGCGGCAAGATGGTGGAGCTGATCGATCTGCCCGGCGTCAACGACTTGACCGGTTACACCGACGACGAGGCGGTGGTGCGCGATGTGCTGCTGTCCAGCGCCTTCGACGGTGCGGTGCTGGTGCTCAACGCCAGCCAGCTGGACCGTCAGCTGCCGCTGGCGCTGCAGGTGATCGCCAGCGGCCTGCCTTGCCTGGTGGCATTGAATATGGCCGACGAGGCCAAGCTGCTGGGCGTGACGGTGGATGCCGACGCGCTGGCGGAGCGGCTGCAGGCGCCGGTGGCGCTGGTGTCGGCCAAGCGCATGGAGGGCTGGCCCAAGCTGATGGCCGCGCTGAACCAGTTGGCCGCCCAGACCGGCCCGGCCGTGCATGCCCAGCTGGAGCGCGTGCCGGAGGCGCAGCGCGCCATCGATCTGGCGCGCCGCAAACTGGACGGCTGCTGGCGCTTGCCGCCGGTGCTGCCGACCTTGATGACGGAAAAGGTGGACCGCTGGTTGCTGGATCCCTGGCTGGGCTTGCCTTTGTTCTTCGCCTTCATGGCCTTGCTGTTCAATCTGACCTATCAAATCGGCACGCCGCTGCAGGACGCGGTGGGCGGCGGGCTGGATTGGATCAAGGATCACGCCTTGTCGCCGGTCGTCAGCGCGTTGCCGCCGATTTTGCAGAGCCTGATGGTGGATGGCATCTGGCAGGGCGTGGCCACGGTGCTGACTTTCGCGCCCATCTTGTTCGTGTTCTTCGTGCTGATGGCCATGGTGGAAGACAGCGGCTATCTGGCGCGCGCGGCTTTTCTCACCGATGCGATGATGGCCAGACTGGGGCTGGATGGCCGCGGCTTTGTGATGCAGTTGATGGGTTTCGGCTGCAATGTGCCGGCGATACTGGGCACGCGGGTGATGCGCGAACGCAAGCAGCGGCTGTTGACCATGCTGGTGATTCCGTTTTCCTTATGCTCGGCCCGTTTGCAGGTGGTGGTGTTCTTTTCCGGCATCCTGTTCAGTAAAACCGTTGCGCCGTGGGTGGTGTCCGGCCTGTATCTGATGACCTTTGTCGCCGCCATCATCACCGCCTGGGTGTTCAAGCGCCGTTACCGCGGCGACGAGGCATTCTTGCTGGAAGTGCCGCCTTATCGCTTGCCCGGCGCGCGCCATATGCTGACTCGGGCGGTGGGCGAGGTCAGCGCCTTTCTGCGGCTGGCTTCCACCTTTATCCTGGCCGGCGTGGTGATGGTGTGGCTGCTGACCCATATTCCAGCCGGGCATGACAAGACCCTGGCCTATGTGTTGGGCGAGGCGCTGTCGCCGGTGCTGGACCCGATAGGCATCCGCGCCGAGCTGGCCGTGGCCTTGCTGTTCGGCTTCATCGCCAAGGAGATTCTGCTGGGCAGCCTGGCGGTGATCTATGGCGTGTCCGAGGCTGGTTTGGGCGGCGTCTTGGCGCAGCATCTGGACTGGGTGTCGGCGATGAGCTTCCTGATCTTCACGCTGGTGTATGTGCCTTGCCTGTCCACGGTGGCGGCGATGCACCGCGAGTCCAAGAGCTGGCGTTTCACCGCGATGTCGGTGGCTTGGTCGGTGCTGCTGGCTTGGGTTTTGTCGTTTGCCTTCTACCAGGGCGTGCATCTGCTGCGCTGA
- the bfr gene encoding bacterioferritin, with amino-acid sequence MQGDPKTLSLLNDLLAEELSAADQYFIHAEMYKDMGLHKLFERIDHEREDELEHARTLIARTLFLQGKPNVARRVPIEVGEDVPAMLKADLEVEYRVGALLKEVIAHCESVRDYVTRDGLMVLLEETENDHAHWLEQQLKLIELMGVENYQQSQM; translated from the coding sequence ATGCAAGGCGATCCGAAAACCCTGTCGTTGCTCAATGATCTTCTGGCCGAGGAGCTGTCCGCAGCCGATCAGTATTTCATCCATGCCGAGATGTACAAGGACATGGGTTTGCACAAGCTGTTCGAAAGAATAGACCACGAGCGCGAGGATGAGCTGGAGCATGCGCGCACGCTGATCGCCCGCACTTTGTTTCTGCAAGGCAAGCCCAATGTGGCGCGCCGCGTGCCCATCGAGGTGGGCGAGGACGTGCCGGCCATGCTGAAGGCCGACCTGGAGGTGGAGTACCGCGTCGGCGCCTTGTTGAAAGAAGTGATCGCTCATTGCGAAAGCGTGCGCGACTACGTCACCCGAGACGGGCTGATGGTGCTGTTGGAAGAAACCGAAAACGATCATGCCCACTGGCTGGAGCAGCAGTTGAAGCTGATCGAGCTGATGGGCGTGGAGAACTACCAGCAGTCGCAGATGTAA
- a CDS encoding dihydroorotate oxidase, whose amino-acid sequence MYEHHSTDLSVTWLGQTMPGCLYNASGVWCREESELEAVRQSAAAVISKSATLAPREGNPEPRYCQTPLGSINSMGLPNRGFAYYLDYARRYDYLCGKPLFLSLSGMTLEDNCEMLRVLSEQGLPAIPEVNLSCPNVPGKPQLGYDFAATAAALDAFDRAYSGLYGVKLPPYFDPAHFSAMADILNRHPRLAFVTCINSIGNGLVVDVESESVAIKPKDGLGGLGGDYVLPTALANVREFHRLLPGKEVVGCGGVKSGREAFMHILAGARAVQVGTCLYHEGPAAFARIAAELAQLMRDKGYRSLDDFRGKLRVL is encoded by the coding sequence ATGTACGAGCATCACTCAACCGATTTATCCGTCACCTGGCTGGGGCAGACCATGCCGGGCTGCCTTTACAATGCCTCGGGCGTGTGGTGTCGGGAAGAGAGTGAGTTGGAGGCGGTGCGCCAGTCGGCCGCCGCGGTGATCAGCAAGAGCGCCACGCTGGCGCCGCGCGAAGGCAACCCCGAGCCGCGCTATTGCCAGACGCCGCTAGGCAGCATCAACTCCATGGGCTTGCCCAACCGCGGCTTTGCATACTATCTGGATTACGCGCGCCGCTACGATTACCTCTGCGGCAAACCTTTGTTCTTGTCCCTGTCCGGCATGACGCTGGAGGACAATTGCGAGATGTTGCGGGTTTTGTCGGAACAGGGCTTGCCGGCTATCCCCGAGGTGAATCTGTCCTGCCCCAATGTGCCGGGCAAGCCGCAGCTGGGCTATGACTTCGCCGCCACGGCGGCGGCGCTGGACGCTTTTGATCGAGCTTATTCCGGCCTGTATGGAGTCAAGCTGCCGCCGTATTTCGATCCTGCCCATTTTTCTGCGATGGCCGACATTCTCAATCGCCACCCGCGTTTGGCTTTCGTCACCTGCATCAACTCCATCGGCAATGGTTTGGTCGTCGATGTCGAGAGCGAATCGGTGGCGATCAAGCCCAAAGACGGCTTGGGCGGTTTGGGCGGCGACTATGTGCTGCCGACGGCGCTGGCCAATGTGCGCGAGTTCCATCGCTTGTTGCCGGGCAAGGAGGTGGTGGGCTGCGGCGGGGTGAAAAGCGGCCGTGAAGCCTTCATGCATATTCTGGCCGGCGCGCGCGCGGTGCAGGTCGGCACTTGCCTGTATCACGAAGGCCCGGCGGCCTTTGCCCGCATCGCCGCGGAGCTGGCGCAATTGATGCGGGACAAAGGCTATCGTTCGCTGGATGATTTCCGCGGCAAGCTGCGCGTCTTGTAA
- a CDS encoding class III extradiol ring-cleavage dioxygenase: MSIRQAALFISHGAPTLPIEDSPTRRFLKQLGQDWPRPRAIIILSAHWETHAFTVNQQAHPGTLYDFGGFPPVLRTLLYPAATDQALAAQVSGLLASAGLRASTTAERPLDHGMWTPLLLMYPQADIPVVMISLRHRASAAEHYALGRALRPLRDENVLILGSGSYTHNLWNLSPEGSAPQPWATAFAGWMDQALLERRHGDIVNWLQLAPHARDNHPSDEHFNPLLAALGAADENAVPVKLHDDWRAGSLSMACWRFD; encoded by the coding sequence ATGAGCATTCGACAAGCCGCTCTGTTCATCTCCCACGGCGCGCCCACGCTGCCGATTGAAGACAGCCCCACCCGCCGCTTTCTGAAACAACTCGGCCAAGACTGGCCCAGGCCCCGCGCCATCATCATCCTCTCGGCGCACTGGGAAACTCACGCCTTCACCGTCAACCAGCAGGCGCATCCCGGCACGCTGTATGACTTCGGCGGCTTCCCGCCGGTGTTGCGCACCTTGCTCTATCCCGCCGCCACGGATCAGGCGCTGGCCGCGCAGGTTTCCGGCTTGCTGGCGTCCGCCGGCCTGCGCGCGTCGACCACGGCCGAACGGCCGCTTGACCACGGCATGTGGACGCCGCTGCTGCTGATGTATCCGCAGGCCGACATCCCCGTGGTGATGATCTCGCTGCGCCACAGAGCCAGCGCCGCGGAGCATTACGCGCTAGGCCGCGCCCTGCGGCCCTTGCGCGATGAGAACGTGCTGATCCTGGGCAGCGGCAGCTATACGCATAATTTATGGAATCTCAGCCCCGAAGGCAGCGCGCCCCAACCCTGGGCCACGGCCTTCGCGGGCTGGATGGATCAGGCGCTGCTCGAAAGACGCCACGGCGATATCGTCAATTGGCTGCAGCTTGCGCCGCATGCCCGCGACAATCACCCCAGCGACGAGCATTTCAACCCGCTGCTGGCGGCGCTGGGCGCGGCCGACGAAAACGCCGTGCCCGTCAAGCTGCATGACGACTGGCGAGCGGGCTCGCTGTCCATGGCCTGCTGGCGGTTCGATTAA
- a CDS encoding recombination-associated protein RdgC: MWFRQLSFYRLTEKNAISADKLLSALEKRPFQPCMGLDWFSEGWVPPASHLGAPLHAGRGSLMVALRREDKVLPASVIRDFVDMKVQEIEDKELRKVGRKEKLALKEQVTDDLLPRAFVRSGRTQAYMDLQRGWLMVDSGASAKAEALVSKLREALPPFPAALPRTKLAPHTAMTDWLAAGEAPGGFELDADCELKDSSENGAIVRCSRIDLTSDEIRQHIATGKQATKLGLIWNEKIRFQLTDTLQLKRIQFLDVLQDEASQAGDDRESLFEATFLLMSEELGELVDALVEALGGLEESQAASPAAPAAAAPSNAPADAGGSVDVPWD; the protein is encoded by the coding sequence ATGTGGTTTAGGCAACTATCTTTTTATCGTTTGACTGAAAAAAATGCCATCTCCGCCGATAAGCTGTTGTCGGCATTGGAAAAGCGTCCGTTCCAGCCCTGCATGGGCCTGGACTGGTTCAGTGAAGGCTGGGTTCCGCCCGCCTCACACCTGGGCGCGCCGCTGCACGCAGGCCGCGGCAGCCTGATGGTGGCGCTGCGCCGCGAAGACAAAGTTCTGCCGGCCTCAGTGATCCGCGACTTCGTCGACATGAAGGTGCAGGAGATCGAGGATAAAGAGCTGCGCAAGGTGGGCCGCAAGGAAAAGCTGGCGCTGAAGGAACAGGTGACCGACGACCTGCTGCCGCGCGCCTTTGTCCGCAGCGGCCGCACCCAAGCCTATATGGACTTGCAGCGCGGCTGGCTGATGGTGGACTCCGGCGCGTCCGCCAAGGCGGAAGCCCTGGTGTCCAAGCTGCGCGAAGCGCTGCCGCCTTTCCCGGCCGCGCTGCCGCGCACCAAGCTGGCGCCGCATACCGCCATGACCGATTGGCTGGCCGCCGGCGAGGCGCCCGGCGGTTTCGAGCTGGATGCCGATTGCGAGTTGAAAGACAGCAGCGAAAACGGCGCCATCGTTCGCTGCAGCCGCATCGACCTGACCAGCGATGAAATCCGCCAACACATCGCCACCGGCAAGCAAGCCACCAAGCTGGGCCTGATCTGGAACGAGAAGATCCGTTTCCAGCTCACCGACACGCTGCAGTTGAAGCGCATCCAGTTCCTGGACGTGCTGCAGGACGAAGCCAGCCAGGCCGGCGACGATAGGGAAAGCTTGTTCGAAGCCACCTTCCTGCTGATGAGCGAGGAGTTGGGCGAACTGGTGGACGCCCTCGTCGAAGCGCTGGGCGGCCTGGAAGAAAGCCAAGCCGCCAGCCCGGCCGCCCCTGCCGCAGCCGCGCCAAGCAACGCCCCGGCTGATGCCGGCGGCTCCGTCGACGTGCCTTGGGATTAA